The DNA window ATCGCCGCCAAGGCCGAGGCGTACCTCAAGCAAACGGGCATCGCGGACGAAAGCCGCTGGGGGCCTGAACTGGAGTTCTACGTCTTTGACCGCGTGGCGATTCACAACGAACCCCATCGCAGCGGGTTTGAGATAGACGCCGAGGAGGCGCACTGGCGCACGGGCGAAGCCGGCCTCGGGCTGGGACTCCCGAAGCATGGGGGATACCATGTCGCGCCGCCGCAAGATGCGCTCAACGACCTGCGCTCGGAGGTCAGCGTGCTCCTGGAGGAGGCCGGTGTGCCGGTCAAGTACCACCACCACGAGGTCGGTGGCGCGGGGCAGTGTGAGGTTGAGGTGCCGATGGACGGCCTGGTGCGGAGCGGCGATGTCGTGATGATGGTCAAGTACTTTGTCCGCAACGTGGCGCGCAGGCGCGGCAAGACCGTAACGTTTATGCCCAAACCGCTGGTGGGCGAAGCCGGCAACGGCATGCACTTTCACCAACATCTGTTCAAGGGCGGGCGACCGTTGTTCTACGACGAGCGCGGCTACGCCGGCTTGAGCCGACTGGCGCTTTCGTATGTGGCCGGGCTGCTGAGCCACGGGGCGGCGCTATCAGGGCTGGTCAACCCCAGCAGCAACTCGTATCGGCGGCTGACGCCCGGGTACGAGGCACCCGTCTCGCTGTTCTTCTCGCTGGGCAACCGCAGCGCGGCCATCCGCGTGCCAGAGTACGCCACCACGCCCGAGACCAAGCGCATTGAGTATCGCCCGCCCGACGCCACGTGCAACGTGTACCTGGCCCTGGCCGCGCAACTCATGGCGGGCATCCGCGGCATCCGCCGGAATCTAGACCCGAGCGCCGAGGGGTTCGGCCCCTACGAGGACAATTTCTTCGCGCTCACCGGCGAGGAGAAAGCGAGAATCCGCGCGCTCCCTGCCAGCCTGGAGGAGGCGCTGGACGCGCTGGATGCGGAGCACGACTTCCTGCTGGAAGGGGACGTATTCCCGGAGGACTTGATCGCGTTCTGGACACGACACAAGCGCGAGACCGACGTGCGGGAGATCCAAAAACGTCCGCATCCATACGAAATGGTGCTATACTACAATACGTGAGGCAGCGACGCCGAAGCAGACGCTTCGGCGTTTTTGTGAGAGCGGCATGAGCAAGATACTCCGACTGCCGGCCGGGATAGATCCGCATGTGCACCTGCGCGACCCGGGCGGCACCCACAAGGAAACGTTTCGGACAGGGACGGCGGCGGCGTTGGCCGGCGGATACGCCTGCGTGCTGGATATGCCCAACAACCGGCCACCCGTAACCAGCCTGAAGACCCTCGCCGCAAAGGAGCGGGCCGCCGCCAAGGCCGTCTGCGACTACGGATTCTGGTGGGGTGCCACAAGGAAGAATGCCAAACTGGCGCCCGAAGCGGCGCAGCGGTGCGTGGGCATGAAGGTGTACATGAACCACACCTTCGGCCCGCTGCTCGTGGAAGACATAACAACGCTGACACGGCAGTTTCAGGCGTGGCCTGCCGACCGCCCCATCGCCGTGCACGCCGAAGGCCCGGCCATGCTCGTGGCCATGATGCTGGCCCGGCTCTGCGAGCGATGGGTGCATGTATGCCACGTGTCCGAGGCGTGGCAGATCTCGTGGATACGGGAGGTCAAAGAGCAGGGCTCTCGCATAACCTGCGAGGTAACGCCGCACCACCTGTTCCTGACCAAGGACGACGCGCGGGCGCTGGGCAGCCTGGGCAAGATGCGCCCGCCCCTGGGCACGGCCGCCGACCGTCAGGCGCTGTGGGACAACCTGGACGTGATAGACATGCTGGCCACCGACCACGCGCCGCATACACTGGAAGAGAAGCGCGGCCCCAAACCGCCGCCTGGCGTGCCTGGGCTGGAAACGGCGCTCCCGCTCATGCTCACCGCCGTCGCCGAGGGGCGGCTGACGCTGGAGCGGCTGGTGGAGTTGTACCACGATGCGCCGGCGCGCCTGTTCGGGATCCCTACGTCGCCCGAGTCGTTCGTCGTGGTGGAGACCGACGTGCGCGCCACCATCCGCGGCGACATCCTGCAAACCAAATGCCACTGGACGCCGTTTGAGGGCATGGAGGTCGGGGCGCGCGTGCTGGAGACCTGGGTGCGCGGCGTGCAAGCCTGGGATGGCGGCCGCGTGCGCGTCCCGCCGGGGTTCGGCCAGCGGGTAGCGCCGCAGCAGAACACGAGTTAGCGGTACAGGAGGTGTTCACCGCCGAGCGTGCCGAGGGCGCAGAGGAAGACAAAGTCCAATCCTCTGCAGTCTCCGTGCGTTCCGCGGTGAAACACCAGCGAACAGTGAACTCATAAGTTTGTGAGGAGGAAGGATATGGCTCCAAAACCGATCAAGGGGGTCAACCCGTTCAAAGGGCAGGACATTCTGTCCGTCAAGCAGTTTGACCGCGAGAACCTGCGCTACCTCTTCGGATTGGCCGAGGAGATGCGTATCATCGTGGAGCGGGTCGGCCACTCCAACCTGCTGCAGGGCAAGGTGATGGCGTCGCTTTTCTACGAGCCGAGCACCCGTACCAGTTCGTCGTTCATCGCCGCCATGTCGCGGTTGGGCGGCGCGGTCATCCCCATCAACGAGGTGGTGTACTCGTCCGTAACCAAAGGCGAGTCGCTGCCCGACACCGTGCGCACGCTGGAATCCTACGCCGATGTCATCGTCCTGCGGCATCCGGAAGTCGGCTCCGCGGCCGTTGCCGCGCACTACTGCGAGAAGCCCATCATCAACGCAGGCGACGGGGTGGGCGAACACCCCACGCAGGCGCTTCTGGACTTGTTCACCATTGAGGAAGACCACAATCGCGTGGACGGCTTGGCGGTGGCGATGGTCGGCGACCTGAAGTACGGCCGCACGGTGCATTCCCTGACCCGCCTGCTCAGCCTGTACAACGTCAAGTTCTACTTCGTCTCGCCCGACATCCTACGCATGCCGCCGGAACTGATTGAGGAAGTGAAGCAAAAGGGCCTGGAGTACGAGGAACTGGAAGACGTGTCGCAGGTGATTGACAAGGCCGACGTGCTCTACGTAACCCGCGTGCAGAAAGAGCGGTTCACCGACCTGGCCCAGTACGACATGGTCAAGGATTACTACGTCATCACGCCGGAAGTGATGAAACGCGCCAAGCAGACCATGACCGTGATGCACCCCCTGCCGCGCGTGGGCGAGATCAGTTACGCGGTGGACGCCGACCCGCGCGCGTCGTACTTCCGCCAGATGAAGAACGGCATGTACGTGCGCATGGCGCTGCTCACGGCTGTCCTGGGGCGGGCGTAGTCCGCGCCCGAATCGCAGGGGCGATGACCGTGGGT is part of the Chloroflexota bacterium genome and encodes:
- a CDS encoding amidohydrolase family protein, encoding MSKILRLPAGIDPHVHLRDPGGTHKETFRTGTAAALAGGYACVLDMPNNRPPVTSLKTLAAKERAAAKAVCDYGFWWGATRKNAKLAPEAAQRCVGMKVYMNHTFGPLLVEDITTLTRQFQAWPADRPIAVHAEGPAMLVAMMLARLCERWVHVCHVSEAWQISWIREVKEQGSRITCEVTPHHLFLTKDDARALGSLGKMRPPLGTAADRQALWDNLDVIDMLATDHAPHTLEEKRGPKPPPGVPGLETALPLMLTAVAEGRLTLERLVELYHDAPARLFGIPTSPESFVVVETDVRATIRGDILQTKCHWTPFEGMEVGARVLETWVRGVQAWDGGRVRVPPGFGQRVAPQQNTS
- the glnA gene encoding type I glutamate--ammonia ligase, whose protein sequence is MTAFADIQEAMQFVQHNGIRLVDLKFADLWGQWRHVTISAREFNERLMQDGVGFDGSSVGFKRVEAGDMVLVPDLATGWVDPFCETPTLSFICRIVDATTREDFRWDPRSIAAKAEAYLKQTGIADESRWGPELEFYVFDRVAIHNEPHRSGFEIDAEEAHWRTGEAGLGLGLPKHGGYHVAPPQDALNDLRSEVSVLLEEAGVPVKYHHHEVGGAGQCEVEVPMDGLVRSGDVVMMVKYFVRNVARRRGKTVTFMPKPLVGEAGNGMHFHQHLFKGGRPLFYDERGYAGLSRLALSYVAGLLSHGAALSGLVNPSSNSYRRLTPGYEAPVSLFFSLGNRSAAIRVPEYATTPETKRIEYRPPDATCNVYLALAAQLMAGIRGIRRNLDPSAEGFGPYEDNFFALTGEEKARIRALPASLEEALDALDAEHDFLLEGDVFPEDLIAFWTRHKRETDVREIQKRPHPYEMVLYYNT
- the pyrB gene encoding aspartate carbamoyltransferase; protein product: MAPKPIKGVNPFKGQDILSVKQFDRENLRYLFGLAEEMRIIVERVGHSNLLQGKVMASLFYEPSTRTSSSFIAAMSRLGGAVIPINEVVYSSVTKGESLPDTVRTLESYADVIVLRHPEVGSAAVAAHYCEKPIINAGDGVGEHPTQALLDLFTIEEDHNRVDGLAVAMVGDLKYGRTVHSLTRLLSLYNVKFYFVSPDILRMPPELIEEVKQKGLEYEELEDVSQVIDKADVLYVTRVQKERFTDLAQYDMVKDYYVITPEVMKRAKQTMTVMHPLPRVGEISYAVDADPRASYFRQMKNGMYVRMALLTAVLGRA